From Rahnella aceris, a single genomic window includes:
- the thpR gene encoding RNA 2',3'-cyclic phosphodiesterase, translating into MSAERRLFFALSLPAKMQKQVIKWRADHFPADTGRPVTAANLHITLAFLGEVSALKEAALTRVAGRIQGQKFSVVLDDIGHWPGSGVVWIGTKRAPNALLQLASVLRSHAARNGCHQSTLPFHPHVSLYRNATRPVAVPPATPGWQLDATEFSLYESLFERGRTRYHCLQTWPLGDTQAT; encoded by the coding sequence ATGTCTGCCGAACGCCGCCTGTTTTTCGCCTTATCGCTGCCCGCAAAAATGCAAAAGCAGGTGATTAAGTGGCGCGCGGACCACTTCCCGGCGGACACTGGCCGCCCCGTCACAGCCGCTAATCTGCATATTACGCTGGCGTTTCTCGGTGAAGTCAGCGCCCTCAAAGAGGCCGCGCTGACCCGCGTCGCCGGGCGCATTCAGGGACAGAAATTCAGCGTAGTACTGGATGATATTGGCCACTGGCCGGGCTCCGGCGTGGTATGGATTGGCACAAAACGCGCGCCCAATGCCTTGTTGCAACTGGCGTCCGTATTGCGATCTCACGCTGCGCGCAACGGTTGTCATCAGAGTACACTGCCGTTTCATCCGCATGTGTCGCTGTACCGCAATGCGACCCGTCCGGTCGCGGTTCCTCCGGCCACACCTGGCTGGCAACTGGACGCCACAGAATTCAGTTTGTACGAATCCCTGTTTGAGCGGGGGCGCACCCGTTATCACTGCCTGCAAACCTGGCCGCTGGGCGATACGCAGGCAACCTGA